cctgttttctctttttcagTCATTCTCCTTTGGATGTGTTGGCGGAATCGTGTTGCCACAGTTTTAGGCGCGTTTGCTGGGGGAGACAGCTCCGATGGTCGCCACATCGATGAGCTACGAACTGTGATCTGCTGCTTGTCACACGCGGTTTCCCCCAGCTGAAAACGGCATTCTGGTCTCACTATATAAAGCGCTCGTGGTGTGTACGCCGTCTAGATTCCCCAGAATGTGAAGCGAAAGAGACTGAAGCCGATACCACGAACCTCGCGCGGGTTGTTGGACGCACACAGCAGGTGGATAGCCGCTGATGCGGATGGCGGAGAACGAAACTCCCGCTGATGCTTGCCGGCCTTCTGCCTGAATTTTTCAACAATCTTGTCCGGCGGCCGAATGGGATATTGACTGACGAGCAGTCCTGTCCCAATGTCGGCGACCGTCGCCTGGGCGGGCGCCTTCCTTGAGATATTTCGGCTCGCTCGTTTTCATCATCGAAGGCGCCGCAATGCAGCCACAGGGCGGCAGTGGGCGCGCGATCGTTTGCTGCGACCCCGTCGTTCTGCATCCCCTGATAAAATACGCCTCAGTGGTCCTGAATGTGCACCCAGCCACAGCAGCGGCAAGAACTCTCGTCAGCAGGACAGAACGCTGCTTCCACGCGTCGCGACGCTGCATCGTTTGCGCCCCAACGCCAGGTCTTCTGCGgtctttcgcttctttctgGTGATTCTGTGCGGGAATGCGTCAGGATGGTTTGACGGCAATGCTGGGCAAACTTCCATCGTCGACCCCCTAGAGCTCGCCTGGAAAAATCTGGGCTCTTTCCGggtcgcgcacgccgcctgTATCTCCTCAAACCCTCCCGtagagacggcgccgcccaaGGTCGCGGCTCCGGGGGTCGCTGCGAGCCTCTTCGCTCCTTTTGGCGACCACATCCAGCGCCGAAATGTGCGAAGAGCTTTTTCGGTGCTGACAGCCCGCGACAGCGCGGAGGGCATGTCTGCaaacgacgcggaggcccgTCGCCGCACAGCCACTCTCCATTTTGCCTCTGCATTCTTCGGGAACCCGCCTCCTAGCCACGTACAGCGGCGAGCCCCGAGGGatccgcggcgccttgctGCTGGCTGGGCACGTGGTTCTTCGCCAGCGTTTCCGCATGCGTTTTCTCACGAGCGCCGCCAAGCCGATGTCAAtgtgcgcgcggcgagcacgGTGTTGCCACGAGGCACAGAGCGGCAGGAGAACTCTCAAGGGCTCGCCGCTTTTCTGAGctccctcgcgctgcctgcgaacACGTATGTGCGGGCACGAGGCCCCAGGCACTGTCTGCCGTCCGTTTGGAGCTGCCAGGCGATAATgccgggcgccgcgacgccgcgcgatgCGCACATGGGGTGGCATGGGAGTCCACAATGCAGTCGCGGCTCCTGCAGAGTCGGCAGCGCCAGTCTGTTGGTGCAGGCTCTGACTGCTGGAGACGACACGCGTCTGCGTGGACAGCCGGGGCGCTCGCAAGGGGGGtcggcgcagccccgcgtCGGGATGATCCGGACTCTCTTCGGCGATGTAGAGACTCCGAACTTCATGGTGTGCGGCACCAAGGCCGCTGTGAAGGGCATCACGGTCGAAATGCTGCGCGAAGTCAAAACGCAGGTGAGCGGCCGACTTCGCGAGACCCGCACAGACAGCTGTCACGCTTTGCAGCAAGACAACTACATCCGCAACGCTTtgcagtctccgccgcctgcttagcttgtcgctcggcgcctgccgcaaaATTCATTGGATTCCAGTCTTCAGAACCACAAAGCGGCGCAAATTCTGGAAACCGTCAGGGGCTGATCTTAACTGTCTCGTTTCTCGGGCGTCTTCGGGTGTTGTGACTGCCTCAGATCATTCTTGCCAACACCTACCACTTGCTCGTGCGGCCGGGTCCGGAGGTCATCGAGAGCCTCGGCGGACTTCAGGTAGGGTtcagatgcttcagaagctGTTCGCCGTTTCCGTTGGAGCCTGCGCCATGCCTGTTGTCAGCTGCGATGGTCTCGCAGCCTCGCcaagggcggcggcgttttGTGTTTTTGCAAGAGGGTCGGGTTGAGAGTCGACGACATTTAGTTCGTGATGAGGGGTCGTTAGGTGAAGCATGTGCGAAAATATATTGGGTCTTGTTCCACGTGTGGCTTTCCGGCGGCTCTTCCTGAGACAGTAGTATCGTAGCTTGATTCAGTTCAGCAACTTTAGGCAGCGCGATTTCCGCTGGGTGGTGCCGGCCGCACTCTAGAGGTTTCTTGCATTcagcgtctgctgcctctctctgcatgccttGATGCGAAGCAACAGTTGCCGGTGTGCTgactcgccgccctcgttcCCCGCCTCTCGGGGCGTTTGTTGCCGCAGCACTTCACTGGATGGCACGGTCCCATGTTCACCGACAGCGGCGGCTACCAGATCTTCTCGCTGCACTACGGGGGCGTCGCGGACGAGGTGAAaggtcggcgcgggcgcagaggccagTGTAGTCCACAGTCGTCCTCGAGCTCCAGCAgagcggctgcagacagccgtcgcgccgcagcagccgcgggcggccATGAGGCTGAAGGAGTCGATCCGAGCTCGCATCTGCTTCGATTAGATGAAACGGGGGCTGTATTCCGCAGCTACTACACCGGGCAGCGCATTGAACTGACACCTGAGAGAGCAATGGAAACTCAGTATCAACTCGGTAAGCATTCAAAGGGCATTGAATGACCAGGCGCGTGAGTGCCGGATTTTGATCGAGATATCCGGCGTTATCCCATATACGCGTGCCGCCTACGTCGAGACTCCTACGGTTCTCCTGGACGATTCTACATGATACTCcactgcgcgtctcctttccGCGAGTATCCTCTCTATCTCCTTTTCGACTACTTGACACGGGTTGAAATGGAAAGCAGTTGCAGCCAGCTGTGGAGTCCGCGAGCACTGAGCTCGTGGACTGTTCGTCCATAACCCCGTTCCACAGGTTGCTGCAGATTCGAGAGCCAAACTGTGGCTGACTTCAAGTCACTGAAACGGTTATGTTTCGAACCTGCGCGGTCGTTGGCATCCTTTTCTGTTGCACTCAGGAGCAGACCTCATCGTGGCGCTGGATGAGTGCACGCCGTATCACACTTCGAAGGTGAGCTCTCGCGGGTTCGACAGCTGCAGGAGTGCGCAACCCCCTAGAGCAGTCACAGAtgcgggagcgccgcgcgtgtgcaAGCTCCATTTGTTAGTTCTCTCGCTCAGTGCATCCTCCCTGCGATGCGTGTTCAGAGCTATACGGCTGCGTCCATGCGTCGATCCCACCGCTGGGCTCTCCGGTGCCTGGTCGCGCTCGAccgcctccgcgacctcaaggggtcgccgcctgcacgtttgcctgcgttttctgaaacgccgtcgtcttcgcagCCGCCTTGTCGCACGCGCACGAATTGTCCTTCGATTCCGCAGCCGGAGGAGCCAGCTGTCTCAGCCGATTCCAGTCCAGCATCTGCTACGtggcgggcggggcggcgccagtGCCCCAGGTGCCGGACCGGCTGGGCGCGGCTCGACGCTTCGGCGTCACAAGGCCCGCTGGCCGCGATCGGCGTGCCTTATCCGCAGCAGGGGCTCTACGGAGTCGTCCAGGGCGGTGTGTACAGCGACCTGAGAGAAGAAAGTGTCGATTTCGTTAACGAGTGAGGCACGAGTTAGGACACGCCTCCTCACTCGAGCTGCAGTCGACGCAGGGCTGGGCGGTGGCTGTACCCACCTGCCTCCTCACGTGGAGCTGTGTGTCTCGTTCCCCAACGAACTAGTcgcagcgaggcagggcTCGACAGACGTACTACCTCCTTCATAGACTCGCTATTAGGGAGACGGTCGCAGCAGATTCAAGCCATGTGCCGTGTGTAACCTTGGATGCAAGGATCGGGGGAGGGGACGCTGCCGGTGCTACCAGCTGCGCTTCTGTGCCCTTATTAGTTCCTGCTGTTTCGCGCTGTGTCTGAAAAACAGGAATGCCTTCTTTGGGACTGCCATCGGTGGAAGTCTgggagcgacgcgcgagcaGATGCACGCCGTCgtggcggagacagcgcggtAAGAGGGCGAGCGCACCTGGGGCTTAGACACGGCTGCTGTCAAACGGAGAGCGAAtcctcgcggctctctgaTTGATACATGTTCGATTTAGATTTGGCAAGCTTGCGCCTGGAAGCAACGTGTTCATATACGCCATGCGGCGGTGGCGGGCGGCCTGCCCTTCAAGGCTCGGCTTCAACCCTCTCGCACAAACACCCTTGACCCGGCTGAAGAACCTGTTTTTTCTTGAGGCAGTGGATGTTCGACGTTGCGTTGCTCGACCGTCTGCCGCAGGAAACTTCGGAGAGACCGCCCCATTCATCTGCTGGGCATCGGCCGCATGCAAGACATTTTCCATGGGGTAAAACAGGTGCGCGCTTCGTCGTATCTTAACATGCAGTCTGCGGCTTCGTTCGCTGAACTGGAGTGGACCGAAAGCGTCTTGGGCGTGTGTCTGGCGCGCTCGAGTCAATAGGTCAGTTCCCGGAGGCAGATGGATTGGGAAACCTGAGGACGCCCGTGTGAAGGGGTAGGCTGTAGGGTTTCTATTGGCCTGCCCAACCGACTTCCAGTgcgacggagagccgcgccATCGTGCGAAGCTGGAACATCGTGTGGTTCGCGAGCGCCGGGCCTTTCAGAGAAACAGTCACGGTCTCAATCCTGCACTGTATACGTGCGTCTGTTTTGGCAGGGAATAGACACATTCGATTGCGTGCATCCGACGCGGGCAGGGCGCCACGGTAGCGCCCTCGTTCCGCGCGTATTTTGGGATGGCGATGGAGCACTCAACGTcccgccctctgcaggctGCGACGCAGATGATCTGCCCGCATTTGCAAACTTCAAGAATGAGCCTGGGCGACCAAAAGTCGCTCGCTCTCTGGCTGCGCTGGCCGTTGTCTCGTCGAATCCAGAAGCAGACAAGTCATGGTCGCCTGTATCTACACCGAGGGCAATATTTCCCGTTGCCGCGCAGCGGCCCAAGGAGTATGTGGACCTCAGAAATGTAAGCAGAGCAGTGAACCTGATGGAGGTCGTAGCGAGTCCACGCAGGAAGTTACCTACGCAACATCAGTGCGGTTGCTATGAAGGCCGCCACTGCGTTGTCTCCTCAGGCAGGGAATGCCTCGCGTGGGCAGTGCTACCGAGACGCATTCACAGCCTGCGGCAGCTCAAGTTGCTTTTTCGCCATGGCAGAAATGCGCTTGTCCTCACGTATACGGCTGACTTGTAAGCAGACGTGTATCGTGCCATGTCGCGCGAGCAGGAGCATCAGCGTGCTAGCTGTCTGCGTTATCCGCGTTTTTCAGGCAGCGTTCAAGTTTGACGACCGGCCGATTCTCCCCAACTGCGGTTGTTACTCATGCAAGACTGCGAGCAGGTGGGCAGTCGTCATTTTTGTGACTAACAGCATCCTCTGCCTCTTTTACAAGCCTCCCACTCAAGCGTCTCTATCCGGTATCTCTTTCAAATCTCAAGGTTTGTGGACATCCCCTCTGCGGTATTTCTCTCTATGTCACCGGATATGCATTTGTCCCCTTGGGCACATTCCCCAGTTGTCGTTCCCGGTGTTTCCCTGCGCTCGGCTCCCTAGCCAGGCAGAGATGCGAGAGCCACTCAGTGACAATGTTGAAGAGGACAGCCTCTGCACTGTTGAGCGCGGACCCGCGCCCCTCGAACAAGTCTCTTTGCATGACATTATGCAAAGCCCGCTAGCGCCCAGTTTGTCATCCCGAGAGATTTTCTGGACGTGCCTCCTCCGTTACATTTTGTCAACGGGTCAAGGGATCAGCGGACCATACGCGGTTGATATGTGTTTAAGCTCACAACTACAACTTCAGTCCGTGTCACAGGGCATGAAGACGATGTGATTTATATGCGTCTAGTACATGTATGTTGGTTGGGGTTGGGGCTTTGTCTCAGGGCGTACTTGCATTACCTTTTGAAGATAGGCGAGCAACTAGGCGGGACGCTGGTTACTCTCCACAATATCTTTACCATGAATAGGTTGATGGCGTCCATAAGGTGAGCTCCCACCGAGCGCACACACGGTGCATTTCA
This DNA window, taken from Besnoitia besnoiti strain Bb-Ger1 chromosome III, whole genome shotgun sequence, encodes the following:
- a CDS encoding queuine tRNA ribosyl transferase (encoded by transcript BESB_043240) — protein: MSATVAWAGAFLEIFRLARFHHRRRRNAATGRQWARDRLLRPRRSASPDKIRLSGPECAPSHSSGKNSRQQDRTLLPRVATLHRLRPNARSSAVFRFFLVILCGNASGWFDGNAGQTSIVDPLELAWKNLGSFRVAHAACISSNPPVETAPPKVAAPGVAASLFAPFGDHIQRRNVRRAFSVLTARDSAEGMSANDAEARRRTATLHFASAFFGNPPPSHVQRRAPRDPRRLAAGWARGSSPAFPHAFSHERRQADVNVRAASTVLPRGTERQENSQGLAAFLSSLALPANTYVRARGPRHCLPSVWSCQAIMPGAATPRDAHMGWHGSPQCSRGSCRVGSASLLVQALTAGDDTRLRGQPGRSQGGSAQPRVGMIRTLFGDVETPNFMVCGTKAAVKGITVEMLREVKTQIILANTYHLLVRPGPEVIESLGGLQHFTGWHGPMFTDSGGYQIFSLHYGGVADEVKGRRGRRGQCSPQSSSSSSRAAADSRRAAAAAGGHEAEGVDPSSHLLRLDETGAVFRSYYTGQRIELTPERAMETQYQLGADLIVALDECTPYHTSKSYTAASMRRSHRWALRCLVALDRLRDLKGSPPARLPAFSETPSSSQPPCRTRTNCPSIPQPEEPAVSADSSPASATWRAGRRQCPRCRTGWARLDASASQGPLAAIGVPYPQQGLYGVVQGGVYSDLREESVDFVNENAFFGTAIGGSLGATREQMHAVVAETARKLRRDRPIHLLGIGRMQDIFHGVKQGIDTFDCVHPTRAGRHGSALVPRVFWDGDGALNVPPSAGCDADDLPAFANFKNEPGRPKVARSLAALAVVSSNPEADKSWSPVSTPRAIFPVAAQRPKEYVDLRNAAFKFDDRPILPNCGCYSCKTASRAYLHYLLKIGEQLGGTLVTLHNIFTMNRLMASIRQAIVEKTLDEEKEKWIHPLMKD